One Eptesicus fuscus isolate TK198812 chromosome 13, DD_ASM_mEF_20220401, whole genome shotgun sequence genomic window, GGGCCGGCTTGGGGCTTCGGGGACGAGGAGGAGCGGCGCTGCGACCCCATCCGCATCTCCATGTGCCAGAACCTGGGCTACAACGTGACCAAGATGCCCAACCTTGTGGGGCATGAGCTGCAGACGGACGCCGAGCTGCAGCTGACAACTTTCACGCCGCTCATCCAGTACGGCTGCTCCAGCCAGCTGCAGGtgggcgcccccacccccactccccaccccctaccccccaccccccggcgaGACCCTTGGGCAGGGACGCCCCAAACTAACTCGGTGGAACCCTTACCAAGTCGagcccccccccgcctgcccgcTTTCTAGGCTGAAGGGTATAATCCTGAAAAAGTGatttccatccccacccccacttgtcTGTCCCTTCTCAGGGACTGGAAGCCAAAACGTTGTGTAAGTCATCTGGCCTGCGAAAGAACCCACTCTTACACCCCGCCCTTCCGTTTTTCTCCCCTGCCCACCGTGTCTGGCCAAGCCCCTAACCCCAGTGGAGCTGAGGGTTATCTTTGCCAAGGATTCTGGCCGCCGCTGCTCAGTGGGCGAGTCCCCGGCGGGGCAGCCAGCTGCAGCTAAGACTTGGAAGGAGAGATAAGGAGCTGGGAACTTCTCCCTCACCGACCTCATTTCTCCCCCATATTTCTGGGTGGTTTGTTCAATGAAACACCACTGCCCCGTTTTCTGCGGAGTGGCCCCTAATCGTGTGGCCCGCCTGATTTTAAAGGGAGGTCATGCAGAAAGGAATGGTTGCATTGGCTGGAGTTTATTCTTATCCTCAGGGTTGAGGGCAGGTTTAGTACTTGGAGGGGGAGAAAACACAGCTTGGGGAAAAGGTAGTTTGTATATTGGAAGAAGGTAGTTTGCATATTGggagattgttgttgttgtttgcagtcattacaaattttttaagcttatgTAATGATACAGAAAATGTTCATCCTACAGTTATAAGTGAAGAAAGAATTTGCCTATACGAGGTGATTACAGTGTTACAAAAACAACACCCAAttcattggaaaagaaaaaggattgaaaggacatttttaaaaagtgttaacaCTTGTGTTTTGTTTGATGAGGctatgagtgatttttttttttttttaattttagaaaagagagagattggTGAAAATAGGGGATCATTGTCCAGGCTAAAAGCTTTAGAAATCAGTGGTTCTGGTTATATCTTCTGAGAGATAAGAAACAAGCAGGCAGCTTACTCACTAGGTGCATGTTTTTATATAGGTCATTTTAAAAGTTAGATTGTGGCTTCAGAAAGATGGTTGGGATTAGACCCGTTGCTGGTGAAGTGTCCCTTTGGAAGTTCCAGACCTTCAGAACTAGGTTATAAAAGCTTAAGAAATGATCCTCTAGCTCTCGGTTTGGAAACAGCACATATCCTGACATCAGTGGCAATTTTTTGTTGGAGAAACAGCTTTTCcagggatatatatttttaattgcttgtATCCTGGGGAGGCAGCCAAGCTGTTTTGAAGGACAGGACTGGATCCCTTTACATGCTGGAAAATAGTTACTTGTAACTCTAGACTTCATAGACAACATCTGTAAGGAGCCAAGCAGACTGTTTATCAATGCTGGAGGAATTGAGGACAGCAACtgcactctcccctgctggtacTGCAGTGTCAGGgacttaacatttatattttcctattgtGCTTCATTATTATTCAAAGTGGAAACCTGGCCAAACAAACCCCTGGTGACCAGAGACCTCAACATGCATCCCATCCTGCATCCCATCATTGGGTCTAACAGTATCTTAACTAGGATACTTTCTGTTTCGATATGAACAATAATTTTAAGGGATAAAGTAcagaaaagagagaatattaacagGAGAAGAGGTgggtctgctttttttttttaacctttatttttatgGTGATAAAGAAAtgggggccctaaccggtttgcctcagtggatagagcatcaacctgtggacttaagggtcccaggttcgattcggtcaagggcatgtaccttggttgcgggcacatacccagtagggagtgtgcaggaggcagctgatcaatgtttctttctcatcgatgtttctaactctctatccctctctcttcctctctataaaaaaaatcaataaaatatatttttttttaaaaagaagaagaaagaaatggggatgaaaaataaatcacccagccctagctggtttggctcagtggatagagcgttggcctgcggactgaagggtcctaggttcgattcctgtcaagggcacatgcccgggttgcgggctcgatccccagtgcggggcatacaggaggcagcctatcaatgattctctctcatcattgatgtttctatcgcttcctctccttccttgctgaaatcaataaaaatatactttaaaaaaaggaaagaaaaataaatcacccATCACCAAAATGACTGTCATTTGATTAGTCAGTTCAGTTCTTTCAAATAGTAGCTGAAAAGGGAGGGAGAACTCCAGGTTAGTCTTTTAAGGCTTATTAAGCATTGTACAAAAGGGGATTATATAATTCTTTGGGTCCTTtttatacatgtatttatttatgttccCCTGGAAAGGATTACTAGAACCCAAAGAAGAAAAGTGTGTAGGGGATTACTAGGCATCCTTGTTTGAGGTCAGCATGAATGGCCAGACTCCCTATAGGCAGGTTTAAAAGTAGTCGTGTGCTATGCCTGGAAGCATTCACAGCTCAGCTTTGTGCAGGCATTTGGTCATACTTCCAAGTCACTGTTTTCTTTGCTCGTTTCATTACTTTTCCAGTTCTTCCTTTGTTCCGTGTATGTGCCAATGTGCACAGAGAAGATCAACATCCCCATCGGCCCGTGCGGCGGCATGTGCCTTTCTGTCAAGAGACGCTGTGAACCTGTCCTGAAGGAATTTGGGTTTGCCTGGCCGGAGAGCCTGAACTGCAGCAAATTCCCACCCCAGAATGACCACAACCACATGTGCATGGAAGGGCCAGGTGACGAGGAGGTGCCGCTACCCCACAAAAACCCCATCCAGCCTGGGGAAGAGTGCCATTCCGTGGGAACCAACTCCGATCAGTACATCTGGGTGAAAAGGAGCCTGAACTGCGTTCTCAAGTGTGGCTACGATGCGGGCTTATACAGCCGCTCGGCCAAGGAGTTCACCGACGTCTGGATGGCCGTGTGGGCCAGCCTGTGCTTCATCTCCACCGCCTTCACAGTGCTGACCTTCCTGATCGATTCCTCCAGGTTTTCCTACCCTGAGCGCCCCATCATATTTCTCAGTATGTGCTATAATATTTATAGCATTGCTTATATTGTCAGGCTGACTGTAGGCCGGGAAAGGATATCCTGCGATTTTGAAGAGGCAGCAGAACCTGTTCTCATCCAAGAAGGACTTAAGAACACAGGATGTGCAATCATTTTCTTGCTGATGTACTTTTTTGGAATGGCCAGTTCCATCTGGTGGGTTATTCTGACACTCACTTGGTTTTTGGCAGCTGGACTCAAATGGGGTCACGAAGCCATTGAAATGCACAGCTCCTATTTCCACATTGCAGCCTGGGCCATCCCCGCAGTGAAGACTATTGTCATCTTGATTATGAGACTGGTGGATGCAGATGAACTCACGGGCCTGTGCTACGTTGGGAACCAAAACCTCGATGCCCTCACCGGCTTCGTGGTGGCTCCCCTGTTCACTTACCTGGTGATCGGAACTTTGTTCATTGCTGCAGGCTTGGTGGCCTTGTTCAAAATTCGGTCAAATCTTCAAAAGGATGGGACAAAGACAGACAAGTTGGAAAGGCTGATGGTCAAGATTGGGGTCTTCTCAGTCCTGTACACGGTTCCTGCAACCTGCGTGATTGCCTGTTATTTCTATGAAATCTCCAACTGGGCGCTTTTCCGCTATTCCGCAGATGACTCCAATATGGCAGTTGAAATGTTGAAAATTTTCATGTCTTTGCTGGTGGGCATCACTTCAGGCATGTGGATTTGGTCTGCCAAAACTCTTCACACCTGGCAGAAGTGTTCCAACAGACTGGTGAATTCTGGGaaggtaaagagagagaaaagagtgaatggttGGGTAAAGCCTGGGAAAGGCAATGAAACTGTGGTGTAAAGCTAGCCAGCCTCCACGCTTCCCAAATTTTGACGGGGGGAAATGCCAGCATTTCGATGCAAATGCTACTAAAAGTTTCATGCAATGAATCTCAGTTTGAACAACCTAGCCACCCTAAGgtgacccccttcacccactaCCTTCTCCCTCTCACCCCAGCATCATAAAACTAATGATTTTGCTGCAGACTTTGGAATAATCCAAAATGGAAAAGCCAGTTAGAGGCTTTCAAAGCTGTGAAAAATCATAACATTGATCACTTTAGCAGGTCGCAACTTGGAGCGTGGAGGTCCTGCCTAGATTCCAGCGATGCTGCTTTTCCCTGAGGGGTGGGATTTGAGCTGTGAGTAGGTAACTTGCAGGGAGAAagatgaaccttttttttttttttttttaactctttaaaatttaaaatactaactGGGTCTTTCAGAtagcaaagcaatctataaacaCTGGAAATGCCGGGTTCAGAGACGTGTTACACGAGTTTTATAGTTTGGCTGATCTAACATAAACATTTTCTGTGGTGCATTGTCTGCTGTTTAGAACTTGAGGATTGCTCTCCCAAGAGGTGGTGTCAGAATCTTTCAGTGCCTTTGTCATAAAACAGAATTGTTTGAACAAACAAAAGTACTGTACAAACACACATAAGGTATCCCGTggatttttcttctctccctctcttcttaaATTTCAACATGTCTGTTCGAGGCtgctgctgttttttgttttttttttttccttcattttacatTAATAACTCAAAATAGGCATTTTTATAGGAATTTTTGCACTGCAGCGTGCCTAATGAGGGGGAAAGAAAAGGTGATTCACTTTCTGACAATCACTTAATTCAGAGGAAAATGAGATTTACCAAGTCGACTTACCTTACCGACCCCAGAGACCTGTTGCATTGAGCAATGGGgacttaatatattttactttgtgtGATTGCATCTATGCAGACGCCAGTCTGGAAGAGCTAAAATGTTAAGTTTCTTGGCAACTTTGCATTCACACAGATTAACTgtgtaatttgtgtgtgtgtcaattACAATTAAAAGCACATTCTTGGACCATGACATAATAGTATACTGAACTGACTTTCAAACTGTGGTCAACTTGCATTCTCGGAATGatagtgcctttttttttttttttttttcttttagcataaGAATGTTATCAGAAAAGTCTGGTCTACCTGCCACAATGGGGACTTTTTCAGTGTTGTAGAGGGGACTAAGGACAGCTAATCCAACTACTTGGTGTATAATTGTTTCCCAGTAATTGGCAAAGGCTCCTTATAAGATTTCATTGGAGGCAGCGTGGCCTGGAGTATTTATATGGTGCCTAATGAATCTCCAGAATGCCAGCCAGCAGCTGATTGGTTTGTAGGGAATAAAGTGTAGACCATATGAAATGAACTGCAAACTCTAACAGCACAGGTCTTAATTGCCTTTTGCGGAGGTATCcagagcttttaaaatttatgctTTATGTTCCTTACAAGGGGGTACCCCCTAGCAGCCTCTCCAAAGTTGCAGTTCTTTTAAAATTGCAACTGGCCTTTCTCTTAACCCGCCTTAGGCCTTCTAATCGCCAGATCTCTGGGACAAATTGTTGACACTGTCGCAGGTTGTTCTTGTAACTCTTACCTGTCTGCTTCAGCGACTACTTTGCAAtgactcctttatttatttattcgtGCCCcacttttttataaaaaacaggTAGGAAAGCTCTtttatcacttctttttttaatggaaaaacatCTCCAGGGACTCAAAATTCCAAATAGGTAGGCAAATTCTGGAAATAAGcatggctttttgtttgtttgagcaTTATGCCCATGGTTTGACatgttccttccttctcccctctgctTTTGTGTCGTTCTTGAGCTGTCCGAGATGAAGATGCATATAAGGCCTGTTGCAGGTTCTGGAAGGGAAAGGCTTGGGGTTTTAGAGACAGTCACTAAGtaggcacggggggcgggagggtgggggccCTGCTGGGTGTGCCCAGCCTGAGCACCTTGGCTGGCCTCCGGGGTCAGGGCTTCAGGAGCATGAGAAAGGGTCCTTGGAAGGACCGGTTGAACTCCATCTGAGACTGCATTGCCTCTGAAATGTACAGTGTGAACTCCCTGGCTGCTGCAGACAGTTCCCAtagctggccagggccctggagcctgcacccaggggcagagcctgccCTTACTCACGCTCTGCTCTGGTGTCTTGGGAGTTGTTCAGAGCCTCTGGCCCAGGCAAGGGAAGGACCGTGCAGCCGGGCACTGGCCTTGCTGTTAGCATGCCGGGGTCTGTAATGCCATTTTCTTTATAATGTTTTGGCGATTGTGTGACCAAGGCAGCACCTAGCAGAGGGCACACGGTAGGTGCTCAATATTTGTGAAtgatgcaataataataatgacaataagaGTACTTGAGTGAACCTGGACTCTGAGTTCTGTGCCTTGACAACTTGTCTCTCTAGCAGAGCTCTTGCCTCCTGGGGGGCGGTGTACTTGATCAGAAGTGGCTGTGGATGCCGGCCGGATGCACTGGCCTTGGCAATGTCACAGGGTGATGGGCCTTTCCTTTCACACGCTGGGCAATGGAAAGGAGCTTGTGGCTAAGGAGTCAATTACCAATTACCCTAAAGTGATTCCATCGCCTCTTACATTGGTTTTgtctaaaaagaagaaagaaaaaaaaaggtcaattATTAGCACATTGCTTGAGCACCAACTGTGTGTAAGGCCCTGTGGTAGGCGATGTCACGGAGGGTAAGCCTCTGTTCTCACTGACCTAGACCGGGATGGTCCTAGGGCTGCTGAACTTCGCCATTGGTTTTGGGAAGGTGTGGGTGTCTGAATTGCCATCTCTTTCACTGTCTTCATCCCCTAAACCTCCTCCTGGGTCCTTCTATCTTTGATGCATCTCTGATCCCTTCCCAGAATTCCCTGCAAATGGATGACGGGGCTCTGACAGGAAGCATCCGCTGTTTCATGACGTGTTCGTGGAAATCCCTAGGAACACTATGAAA contains:
- the FZD4 gene encoding frizzled-4, whose amino-acid sequence is MAWRGAGPSVLGAPGGVGLSLRLLLVLLLLGPAWGFGDEEERRCDPIRISMCQNLGYNVTKMPNLVGHELQTDAELQLTTFTPLIQYGCSSQLQFFLCSVYVPMCTEKINIPIGPCGGMCLSVKRRCEPVLKEFGFAWPESLNCSKFPPQNDHNHMCMEGPGDEEVPLPHKNPIQPGEECHSVGTNSDQYIWVKRSLNCVLKCGYDAGLYSRSAKEFTDVWMAVWASLCFISTAFTVLTFLIDSSRFSYPERPIIFLSMCYNIYSIAYIVRLTVGRERISCDFEEAAEPVLIQEGLKNTGCAIIFLLMYFFGMASSIWWVILTLTWFLAAGLKWGHEAIEMHSSYFHIAAWAIPAVKTIVILIMRLVDADELTGLCYVGNQNLDALTGFVVAPLFTYLVIGTLFIAAGLVALFKIRSNLQKDGTKTDKLERLMVKIGVFSVLYTVPATCVIACYFYEISNWALFRYSADDSNMAVEMLKIFMSLLVGITSGMWIWSAKTLHTWQKCSNRLVNSGKVKREKRVNGWVKPGKGNETVV